The following nucleotide sequence is from Zingiber officinale cultivar Zhangliang chromosome 10A, Zo_v1.1, whole genome shotgun sequence.
GAATCAAATTATGGATAACTGCTCTCAAtttatagtttattttttattcatcATATTCCATTGGCATTATAGTTTAAGTTATTGCCCATATCCACCTTGACTACTGCTTGTTGGGATATTCTTTTACTACATCTGATTCacaagattatattcatttatgtGCCTTTGGTCTTTTTTGTTTATAATTCTTATGCAATTACAAGTTGTTTCAATCACAGTGCAAATTTTAAATGCAATTTGCAGGTTGATTCTGTATCATGCTATTGTAGAGTGGATGCTGGTTTGAAAACAGTTGTAGGAGCTAGAAAATTTGTTCCTGGTGCTAAGCTCTGTCTGCAACCTGAAATTGTGCCCAATGGAACAAAATTGAGGAACACACACAGGCAGAGGAATAGAAACCAGGCGCCTCTTTTGCCTGGTCTCCCAGATGATCTCGCCATTGCTTGTTTGATTCGGGTTCCTCGAGTTGAACATCAAAACCTTCGACTAGTTTGCAAAAGATGGAACAAACTTTTGTGTGGAAATTACTTCTACTCTCTTAGAAAAAAGTTAGGGATGGCAGAGGAGTGGGTCTATGTCATCAAGAGAGATCGTGATGGAAAGATATCCTGGCATGCATTTGATCCTACTTATCAAATCTGGAGGTCACTTCCACCTGTTCCTGCAGATTATTCTGAAGCTCTTGGTTTTGGTTGTGCTGTTCTTAGTGGCTGCTACCTCTACCTATTTGGAGGTAAAGATCCATCCAAGGGATCAATGAGGCGCGTAGTCTTCTACAATGCACGGACAAACAAATGGCACAGAGCTCCAGACATGCTTCGAAGGCGCCATTTCTTTGGTTCTTGTGTCATCAATAACTGTCTATATGTTGCTGGTGGGGAATGTGAAGGGAACCAAAGAACTCTTCGGTCAGCTGAGGTTTATGATCCTAACAGAAACAGATGGGCATCTATCACTGAAATGAACACTGGAATGATCCCCTTTATCGGTGTTGTTTATGAGGGTAAATGGTTTCTGAAAGGACTGGATTCCCACCGGCAGGTCATGAGTGAAGTTTATGCACCTACTGCCAACACATGGTCCACTGTTAGTGGTGCGATAGTCACAGGTTGGAGAAATCCCagtatttcattgaatggaagaaTTTATGCATCAGATTGCAGGGATGGGTGCATGCTTAGAGTCTATGAACCAGCAACAGACTCATGGGATAAGTTCATGGACAGCAAAAATCATCTAGGAAATGCTCAGGCCTTTGAGGCTGCCTCATTTGTTTCTCTTAATGGGAAGATGGGTATTAttaggaacaacatgagcataagtCTTGTGGATGTGACAGAACCAGTAAATATCATAGAGACAAACAGTGCTCGTGCGTGGGAAACCCTTGCTGGCAAAGGCCAACTTAAAAATTTGGTGGCAAATTTATGGTCCTCTATTGCAGGTCGGAATGGAGTGAAGGGTCATATTGTTCACTGTCAGGTGCTTCAAGCTTGAGATCTCGCTGAACAAATGAAAGGTGATATAAACCCATTGATTTAGGTTGTATTACTATCAGCTGCTTACTAATTAATTGACATCTTGAAATGGAGAAATCTGCAAcaaagctcttcgttctcctaccTGTGTCTGTTTTAATGTTTCTCCCAGGAGAAATCCTGGGTGAAGGAACATGCTTTGTTGCACAGAATAAGTGTTTGAACATTAAGCTTAAGTTACTGCGATGGCCTAAATCTTGGAGCTGTGTGCTGCATTAACAGAGGGAAACTAGCTGAGCTGCTGGAGCCTCATAAATATACATCCATGGAACTATCAAAAGGATAGATGACACGCAGTCTAGAGTTTACTACGCACATATTTCTCCCAGTGGACTTATCTCAGGTGACGATATGGGTGATTAATGGTAATTATAAGTATGACGGTAAAGTCCCTGCCTTGCAGGTGGAGCTCGCTGTCTAACGCCATGTTCTTCTTGTCATTTTCAAATTGTTTAATCTCTCCTTAAAAGTGAGCATCATTCTCTTGCAAGAGTATCCAGCTAACCTCAACATTGTACCTTTCGTTTTTGCATCGGCTCTCTGGTTCTTTGTATGTTTTTCTGACCTTTTACAATTTGTTTTTGCATTTCCAAATCTATTTTAATGGCAAAATCAATTTATTTATGGTTTCAATGattcctttttttctattttacttCAAGATAAAAGTACAACTTTCCAAGGTTTTCGTACGAACTAGAAAAGAGGTTAAGGAAGAAGTTCAATATACACAGCACAGCCCAGCACAGCAGTAAGGGTGTAACACTGTCAATCAGATAGGGCTGTAAATGCACTcatatttgtgaataagttttgtgtTCAATTTGataagagtttatttatgtttattcaatatacacaagattaattaaacaaaaatacTTGGACAActcgttaaattaaataaacaagcttgaacatataCGTGTTCAGCTCGTtagcgttcgtgaacaatgttcatgaataatatttattaataaaaaaaattttcaatatgttaaataaataagtttaaattatcaagtttaataattaatcaaacaattaaaagtttcaaacaagcttgaattgagagcttgataacatctaaacaaccaagctcaagccaagcttgaattaagagttcgataatatctaaacgaatcaagttcaagtcaagcttcaaacaatCTCATGCTCATagaaaataaatcaagtcaagcttgaacactcatttcaaaagcttggttcattttaaactcggctcgattaccttattaaataaatttgaacatccTAAAGCTCGATTCGACTTGACTCATTTATAGTCCTACAATCAGAAGATGGGTGACCTTAGTGCAGAAGGTTTTTACAGGGCCTGGATGACGGAGGATCAATCATTCACTTATTATTGTTGTATTTTTTGAATATACCCGATGGGCAAACCAAAAGAGGTTGTCCATCTCCCAGAATAAACGAGCAAAATCTGAATACCcggattaaaaaaacaaaaacttaagccataaattaatttataaattaatttttttcttaaaaataaatattcatatatTTAAGATCTCCACTTTGGTTTTTTATCAAAGACGGGTTTACAATAGAATTGTGACATGATACGATTTAGCTATAATTATTTAAACAGAGATTCTCTGGCCCACATTTAATGGATCAGGATCCTAGTCCAAAACAGTAATAAGTAGATTTAATGACCCTCATCTGTTAAATAAATAGGGACCTATCACTGCCCCTGGTCCAAAAGTGAACTAGAGCAGACTAGACCAGAGGATCCCACCTGTAATTATTTGCAATTTATTCTTGGTTCACATTTTCATTCAGGTTATAGTTTCGGTCGAAATGGACGTCCAGACGTCGTCGATATCTTCTCTCAATAATTGTTTTCCCTCTCAACTAAAATAGTATATAGTGCTATTGTTaaggtaaaaaaatttatttggcaTGAATTTATACCTTAAAAACTTCATAAATTAGCTCAAAATTCTGATATGTAAATTAATCTGCGCTTTAAACCCACAGATTAACactatttaaatatttaagaccattaattaaacaaatattttCCTTCACTCCCCCCACACATTtcttttttaaggaaaaaaaaaaagcaagaagAGTGAAAAGAGCAACGACATTAGTTACTTACTACTGGTCCAGTGATGGATCCTATTCATGAGTATCGACACACAGGATCTCTCAACGGACTCTGAGCTTTTCTCTTATTTGCGTGGCTGCCTTCCCTATGAAGGGAAGCAGCCCCAAGGCGAAATGACGTCCCCCCCTCAATTAATTTCACCAAACATCACAAAGAGTTGCTGGCCGAAGCATGCTCAAGGTACGTATTTACTCCTAACGCCACGTTCCAAAGAGAGATTTGGACGTTTCGCCCAACGCCACCACTGCcaccctcctctctctctctctctgcctcTCTCTACTGCCATTGCCTGCCTTAAAAGCTCCTCCCCCTCTTTATTCATTTCCTTCACTCCCCCCACCAACCACCTCCTTCCTCCATCCAGACTACTCTGTTTCCTTGTTTCAATTCCATATATATAACGGGATTTCCCAGCGGAGAGACTGGAGGAATAGTATGCGGCGCAGAATCCGAGATCCGATTTAGAAGGTTGCATTCCTATTTTAACTACCGCTTCCAGTCTTTTGGTTGTCGCCTTTCCCTTCGATTCGTCTcgtggaaagaagaagaaaaaggaaacagAGAAGAGAGCAGCAGGGGGAGGAAGCAGAGGAGTAATGGCACGCCTCGCTCCTCTCTCTGAGGAGCCCATCAGCGAGGAGCAGGATTCCCGGAGCGCGGCGCGAAGAATCCAGCATTCCTTCCACAACTGGCTGAAGACCCACCTTCCCTTGCTCTCCAACAAAAAGAGCGACCTCAAGATCCTCCTCAGCGTCCTCGGATGCCCTCTCTCCCCGCTCTCCGTCTCCCCCAAGAACCACCTCCCCCGCCATGTAGATTGATCATCGCGTCTGTCTGAAGATTTAGTTTGCCGCATTCAGTCCGTGCGTTTAACCTCGCCATTTCGACGATTTCTTTCAGGTGGTGGCGTCGTCGGCGCAATACATAATCCAGCAGTTCCGGGCGACGACGGGGTGCGCGAAGCGGGGCAGGACGGCGAAGAGCATGTACGCCTCCGGGCGTGTGTGGATGGAGATGGTCCACGAGCACGGCCTCGGCACTCCCGGCGCCGCCTCCAAGGGCCACCACCGCACGGGCTGCTTCGTGGTCTGGCAGATGGTCCCCGACATGTGGCTCGTCGAGCTCGCCGTCTCCGGCCACCAGATCTCCGCCGGAAGCGATGGCAAGGTCGCCTGGCGCCGCACCCCTTGGCTCGGCGCCCACGCCGCCCGAGGCGGTGCTCGACCCCTCCGACGTGCATTGCAGGCAAGTTGGCACGATTAAACAACAATATCATAAAGTTAATCACTTTCCCGTGTCGAATTCTCATATTGTCGTGCATAATTAATTACCATTTCACCTTCCGCCGCTGAATCAGCCTCCGCATGCTTCTTTCTCTGTCTCTCGATATCGATGTCGACTTTGATTCTGACGGCCTTCCGGGAGAATGTCTGGCCCAGGCTTTCATTGAATTATGGAATGGCTTTTGATTAAAAAGTTGTTGTAATAGCACGTGAACCGTCCTTTAATTATGTCACGCATAGCATTTGATGATCACTAGTATTCGCATCGGAGACTTGTAGCTTTTTGAGTTTTTACTCACTTTAACAactaaatttaattgaattgaagTGGTACAGGGGTTAGACCCTGAAACGATCGCGGCCGTCTTCTCGCCGGCGCAGCACGTCGGCGAGAAGCACATCGGCGACGAAGAGTGCTTCGTGCTGGAGCTGATGGTGGAGAATTCGATCCTGTCGAGCTGGAGCGACAGCACGGCGGACATCATCAAGCATCGGATGGTGGGGTTGTTCAGCCAGCGCAGCGGCCTGCTGGTGAGGCTGGAGGACTCGCAGCTGACGCGGATCCAGTCGCCGGGCGCCGAGGCCATCTACTGGGAGACCACCATCTCGTCGAGCATCGACGACTACCGCCGCGTCGACGACCTCGTCGTCGCCCACTCCGGCCGGTCCACGGTCAGCCTCCTCCGCTTCGGCGTCGGGGTCAAGGACCAGCGCGTGCTGACGCGAATGGAGGAGCGGTGGACCATCGACGACGTCCTCTTCGACGTGCCGGGCCTCTCCGCCGACTGCTTCATCCCGCCGGCGGAGGTGcagaggagctgctgcttctacGACGACGTCAGGATTCAAAACGTAGTGATCGATTAATCATCCATCGATCCGTCTCAGTGGAAAATTAAGAGGTGTACGTAATACTCCATCAATTTCCATTCCATGTACAAATTAAGCAAGTCGGACAATAATTGAAATCCACCCTATCCAAGCAATTCTGTCGCCTGCTCTTGTTTTTTTATGCTCTTTTCTCACATCAATTGGCACTTGTCTCGTTGGAGACTAAGATTGAAGGAATCTTCCAATCGACCACGGCTGTAATAATATCTATAGTGTGGTATCTCAGTAGGGGAGTCAGATTGCATGTGATGCGATGTATGGATCAGTTTAGATATTTTTTCCTTCGCCACATGGTTTCTTTTTGGTATCGGTGCCGGCCCCTATGCCTGTGTTCGCCCAAGATGGGCATAAGGTGAAAGGTGAGGGACTCGTTGTCCTCTGACAGTGGAAACGGAAGCTCTTTTGTCAGTGAGTGACGACACTAGTGATGGGCCGATGGATCTGGGTGAGAATGCCCCAGAGGTGAGAAGAGCACATGGCGTGGTGGAACTCGTACCACCCCAAGCAGTGGAGCATCTAATCTTGCATGTGGAAACTCGGGACGATGGTTTGCCAACTCTGTCAATCTGGTGGCAACTCTGTCAATCCATGGTAGAgatgagaggaaagagaaaagagaaaggcTGGAAGGGTTAAACAGAGTAAAAAATTAAATGCATACGAATACCAAACTATAATTTATCTTTTGATCTACATGCGATTTGCTAAATTACCCAAAGGACATTCATTGTTTGAGGATCTGGATCGACAGGGAGAAAAATGGTCAGTGGTACCGTTGAGTCTTCTTTTAAGTATACAGTGGTTATTGCAAACATAGCTAGCTAACTATATATAAATTTGGATTAAAAATTCACTTTTGTATAGAATGAAACTCTgagattaaaaatatatatataaaaacgtCATTCAAAAAGAGTGAAATAACAGTTCCCTCCGGCTAATTAATACGAGGAGTACTCCTACAACAACGTTATGGGCTTTTAGCAAAGACAAAGGATGTTCTTGCCATGCAAGTCAACTCCGAATTGAATTTAGGGGAACAAGGCAATACACAGTTGTCATGGTCCCGTGCGCATGCTCTATTTATACGGTACACGTAGGGACTTTGCATGTAGAGTTTCTGTACGTTTCGTGGAATATCATTTTGATTCACCACGGAGCGTTATTTTGCCTGCTATTCATGCATTAACACACAACAGAGGACCCTGCTTTTTTGTTTTGCAAAAGGGACCAATTCACCAGCTTGGCGGAAATCCTTAATTTCATGGAGATCTGAAATTATTGCAAAAATTTGTTAAGCCCAAATTTAAACCTCATTTTCTTCTTCCCAAAATTCTACAAATCAAGTGTCTAATAATGTTACTGGATGGGCCGATGGGCTTGACAATGTCTAATTGTTCATTGAGTAAAGCCCATGCTTGTTTATGAGATTTTATCCATGCATATTCCGAATGCCCTTAAATCTTCATTATCCTCGATGCCTTCCAAATATTACGCTTTGATGCGAAATACAAGGGAATATTTTCCTTTCTCCTTTTTTTCCACCCTTCCCTTTCATTCACTTTTATGGTTGAAATTGACTCCATTGATGCCTAACCTTTCAAAGATTCCTGCTGCTTTGTTTCTTCCGCCTCTCTATGCCTCTCTACCCCTTGTGAGGGACCGAAATAGGAGAAAAGAAGAACGagttcttattgtcaaacattttGTTTTCCAGTAGAATTATTTAAGATTTAGTTTGACAGATTACTTAGAGTCCCCACCTTGGACATGAATTCCAAAGTTCATTTTAGATAAAACGAGGGCATGAAGTTGCACGCCCAAGCCATTTCAAGTACTCAATCATTCAAcgatacattaaaaaaaaaagacgaCATGCTAATCTTACCTTCAACCCAAGGTACTTTATAGCAACACTGAATTCCAgtatagttaagataaatatcTTTTTCATATTTTAATCACTATTTTAAGAATTGGGTAATGCTAAATGGTCAGAATCTGATCAGTTAGAATCAATACATGCAAGTATATACatgggtattttagtaatatcatatgcgTGCATTAATTACAtacatgtacatgcatacattCTAATTGGAGGATAAAAAATTCTAGCTAGTCAGATTCTGACCAACAAAAATTACCGTTAAGAATTAATAGTCATCCATTATTTATCTTTTCTATGTTAACTCTAAGACAGATTGACAGGATGCAATCGCATTGCCAACTTTATAACCACGCTATTTGCCCTTTATTAATACATAGCAATAGGTTTGGTTTAGAAATATTAACATGGCTGGTGAAAAATAGTTGGCTTCTAGCAAGTTCCGTGATTGACTTGTTATGCTGGGATTAGGTTAGCCATCATTTTCATTAGAACGTTACATCCATCAAAGAAGCTTGCTGTTTATTTTTTCTCCTTTTATCTATTTGCTGATGAGATAGCATTCGCCATATGCTTCTAGCCTTTGAATTATAACTTCTTTTTTTTTGACACTTGTAAATCAACAAAATACTTATGTTTTATGCTTATTTATTTCTGTTTCTTTCTTTCTGCGTTGCTGCATAACTTGCCGAGTTTTCCTTTTGTGCTTCTGGTATTTCTCTACATGAGACAGTAGAAGTATAATTGTAGTGATGTTACTGTCCAGTAGCTGAAAAAGAAATAGCTTAACATGATTTACTTCTCTTTCTTTCTGTCCACAAGAATCGAACTCCTAGAAAGAAGAGTAGAACAAGGATCCTCCTCGCCATCTTCTGGGCGTGGCTAATGCTCTGCGATAGTTTCTGAAAATCTTGCTTTGCTCTGCTCCCCCCAAGACACCTGAATTGTTCCAAGGAATCCTTTCTGTTGCTTAATTCAGGTACCAATTTTTTCTTAGCTTTAGTGTATACAACGATCCAAAAGCTCCAACGCTTGGCTGATAAATCATACGATCCTTCATGATAGATTTGCTTCACCCCAGAAGTTCCTCATGCGGCTTCAATTTGGCTCATGCAATTAGACGATAGCTCTGAACTCAGTTTCTTGTGATTCTGTTCTAGCAATTCAATACTATAATCAGCTCAGAAATCATCGAGATGTCGCACAAAAGATGGCTGAGTCAGATATGGGCACTTGTTTTCATTCTCTCTGATCTTTTCGGTAGGATTTCTCTGCCATTACTACAGTGCGATTAGATCTTTTTCTTCCCCAATCTTTGTTGATTTATTCACGTCACAAGACGAGAAGTTTACATACTGCTTAGTGATTCAGAGACGGCGATAAATGCCCAATACTGCGTGGCGAGGGCTGGGGCTGATACAACTGCACTTACCAGTGGCTTGAACTGGGCCTGCGGACCTGGCGGCGCGAATTGCAGCCCCATACAACCCGGTCAAGCTTGCTATGTCGCCAACAATTTGACGGCCATCGCCTCTTACGCTTACAATGACTACTACCAAAAATCAAGGGCGACCGGTGGCACCTGCAACTTCAGCAACACAGCCACCCTCACCCCCAACAATCCTAGTAATTAAATACTCACACTCTTTCCTAACTTCTGTAACTCAGCGGAATCTTCTTAATCCTTGTCCAATTGATTGGATTTCTCAGGTTTTGGCAATTGTATCTTCAGCGGCAGGTGAATTTGTTTTGTAGATTCTGCAAGTGTGTTCTTGATAAAATGTATTGAGATTAGTTTTAATGgagtcccttttttttttttggaactgGAGAGCAGCGGCGGGACGAACACAAGCAATGGAACTGGAACACCCACAAGCCCGAGCCCAACCTTGACGCCGACGGCCTTCGGACCACCCACCCCCGACGCCTTCGTTCCCTTTAGCGATGCTACTTCGATATCTTCGGCTCGTTCGGTGGCTTATCTGCTCCCATTGATCTGTCATTTTCTCTTGTGATCGATATTTTGGGGTTCGTAGACCAAAAAAAATACAGAAAGGAACAAGTAATGAACAGTTATTGGTGTCTCTGATCAAGTGTTCCTATTGTTTTTGGTGTGTGTATCATAATGCATGATTGATCTATGTGCTTTGTAGCATATTGCACGTCCCTTTTGATTGCGACACTCGAAAGCAATACGCCAACCGTGTTTGATTCTTCCtaacctaaacaaaaaaaaaaaaaatcatatcagAAGAGATGGTTAGCTAGGAGAGTTAGACACCACGAAAAGATTAATTAGTGAACTAAATAAAATATTCTTTGTAgaaatgttttaattttatgGAATCCTTATCAATTTAGCAGGGTCAAATCCTCCCCTCGCATGTGGAAAATCCAGTTGCAGTAAGCCAAATGTCGACACAGAAAGGAACAGCTGCCAATCAGGATTATTAAAATACACCAAAACTGACAATTTAAGGCCATGGGCGATTCCACGTAGAGGCCGGCATCGACGCTTCGTAGCTTCAAAGTCTCCAACCCCAAAGCAATTGAATGGTTGTATGCCGTTCGTGTCATACTCCTGCCATTCCTCGATCTACGTCGTCTCTTTTAGAAATTCAAATCGCAGGTAATGAATTCATCAAACGGCGTGTATTACTTAGCCGCTGCCTTCAGATTCCATTCCAAGCAACTACACGACACACCACGCGCCGCCCCACGCACCATCGCCCTCTTACGAAACATCACCTCCTCTGTCCGATTAGCTGATCTGGCAAATGCACGGACGAGATCGGCTCCTACTCTGCTCTTCGTAAACGTGGTGCAGAAAGCAAGAACTATGTCATACGTTTATGACGCTGCGTCCGTATACAGCCAGAAATCGGCGAAAGCGTATTTCCAAAATATTTTCAATCCCAAATGACAtatacattataacaataagaatattataattatatatatatatatatatatatatatatatatatatatatatgtcattttattttattttctatcaaaacttataaatttagttaaataaaataggTTTATTTAGTATTTCATAAAATTTACGGCAAAATTCAAAGGCGCTCATCATTAACATTTTCATGTCTCATTTTCAATTAAAGTTAAATGACCGCTTCATTTGATTTAAATTATCCAAAATATCCTTCCATTATGATTATATCACTCGGGTATGTAGAAGTTAATATAAtagtaaattagaaaaaaaaaaattaattagaatgtTAACTTTGCATGTAATCCGTAtatctaaaaaattttattttcactctctgcgtgtaaaattttatttgcttcaactttttcaaatttttagatacaaaaagtccaaaaatgagtataattcctcttaaactcagcactttaaattagaatcgaatagattttctatcaaaattgcccctcatatattttttaggtacaaaaagtctaaaaatgagtataattcctgttaaattcaacactttaaactagaatcgagtatattttctatcaaattgagtacgactttCTAATTACccctcaaattttttaggtaaaaaaatccaaaaatgagtataattactcttaaattcaacattttaaactagaatcgagtttattttctatcaaaattgtctctcatattttttaaatataaaaagtctaaaaagaggtataattcctgttaaattcaacactttaaactagaatcgagtatattttctatcaaattgagcacaacttttttcctacttaatataatttctcctaaattcagtattttttaaagaaaatctagtatagtTTCCATCCAATTAAGCaccatttaaaaaatatataatatattttccatccaattgaggtggaaaaagagtcatactcaatttgatagaaaatatactagattcttgTTTAATGTGTtaaatttaagaagaattatacttatttttggactttttatacctaaaaatatcaaaGGTAATTAAGTAAATTAGTGTCCATTATATTTGACTGGGGAATAAAAGGAGCACCTAATTTACGGATGCTCATGGTAGCAGATAGACCACACAAGCGGATCGTGGCAAATCTTGGGCTAACTATTTAAAGATAATCAAAAAGCAAGGTCGTCCTTCTATACCAATTCGACCGATCAAGGAAATGGATTCAAATTGAGACTAATGATATTTATACCATGCATTCTATGGATTATTGCTTGGTTGAATGTTTCATGGGAGGCATCAAGGACATGGAGGAGTGGTGCTCATTTCAAATAGTTGGGGTGTTCCTAGTAGCTTCTTCATGCATAAGAGTGAATAGGTCATTTACAAATTTAGCAAAATAGAGGATAGGGATCGTATTATGCTTGGAGAGCCATACTTTATTTTTGGTATTCCACTATTTTTGAAACAAATGCTAAGTTATTTCCTCTTTGATGAAGATGGTCATTATATTCCAGCTTGGATTCAAATCCATAGCCTTCCTCCAGATTGTTGGACTCTAAGGGTGCTTAACTTGATCGGTTCGGAAATTGGCAAGTGCTTGTATACAGACAAGTTCACGTGGACTTGGGAGCGGCTCACATATATTCCACTTCTTGTAGAGATCGATGTCCAAGCGGAAATGGTACTTGAGGTGCCAATTATTTTACTTGTTAGAGCACAAGTTGAATTAAAGGTCACCTATGAAGTTATACTAAACTTTTGTGAAAGTTGCAATCAGATTGGTCACAAGCAAGGGGAATGTAGGAAACAAATTTGCCCCTGAGGCTGTATGCACAGGAGAGAGGCTCAAATGTTCCCAATCAGTTTGGCGATGGTTATGATCAAGACAACGATTGAGGAATAGAGTATCGAGTAGGTCAGCTAATATAAATGGTACAACCAACATAGTAGTGGTTGTGAGTGAAAAGGACATGACCTTGGTAGTAATTGAGAATCCAATGTTGATTTCCTTAGTACCTATACAAGATGTGTAGCTTGCCTTGCATGGGACGGACACAGTGAATCCTAGTGTGGTGGAGAAAACAGACTCAACAAGAGGAGGCGATTTTAGTTGTTGTATCGCAACAATCTACACATGGGGCTACTCTACTAGGGCATGATGCCCTAACAGTGTATGATGATCCAACAATGCCAAATGTGGCATTGACCTCCTCTACGACATTAAACTTACAACAGGATTGTACTAATGACGGACGTCAGATTTTGGGTTCTCCTACCATAGTTTTCTTGGCACAATCAGCAAGAGCGGGCAATGAGGGACAAACAAGCTTTGGAGGTAGCACAACACACCATGTTGTCCGGGGGGGGGAGAGGTCTCGGTGGATTATGGATTACTAAGATGGTGTGCCACCATGCTTACGGAGGTGAAGAAGAGTTTTTATCAATAAAGGGAGAAAAATAATTATCTCAACAACAATGACAGATGCACCCAGTTCTTTTATAATTTAGTGAAGTTTAATAACAAGCGGAATACTATTGTCACCATCACTAAACAGTTCGAGGAACAGACTACCCTAGGAATACTATTGTCACCATCACTAAACAGTCCGAGGAGCAGACTACCAACCTAGAGGGGGTTGCGGCAAAGCTTGTAGGACATTTTTGGGAGCTATTGGGTAGAAATGAGCATATTTTACCTCTACACTGCAAGGGGTTGTCATGCCGCAGATTGTCTAGTACGCAAGGGGCAATATTAGTTCAGGCAGTCACTGCCAAGCATATACGGATTGTGATCTTTAGCATGAGAGGGACAAAATCCAGGTTTGGATGGATACATTGCCAAGTTTTACACCTTTATCTGGAACACAGTGGGTGCTGAAGTCATAAATGCAGTGTAGAAATTTTTTTACATGGGTAACTACTCAAACAATGGAACAACTGATAGTCTTGGTTCCAAAATCTAATCATTCATCCGGTGTTAGTAATTATCAGTCAATATCTTGTTACACAATTTTCTACAAAGTAATCTCCAAAGTATTAGCAGGACGCCTAATGGGAATCATGGGTTGTTTATTGGATCCGGCACAAGCGG
It contains:
- the LOC122027481 gene encoding F-box/kelch-repeat protein At1g55270-like, with amino-acid sequence MERAVPERLAGHRVVRVQTPLVDSVSCYCRVDAGLKTVVGARKFVPGAKLCLQPEIVPNGTKLRNTHRQRNRNQAPLLPGLPDDLAIACLIRVPRVEHQNLRLVCKRWNKLLCGNYFYSLRKKLGMAEEWVYVIKRDRDGKISWHAFDPTYQIWRSLPPVPADYSEALGFGCAVLSGCYLYLFGGKDPSKGSMRRVVFYNARTNKWHRAPDMLRRRHFFGSCVINNCLYVAGGECEGNQRTLRSAEVYDPNRNRWASITEMNTGMIPFIGVVYEGKWFLKGLDSHRQVMSEVYAPTANTWSTVSGAIVTGWRNPSISLNGRIYASDCRDGCMLRVYEPATDSWDKFMDSKNHLGNAQAFEAASFVSLNGKMGIIRNNMSISLVDVTEPVNIIETNSARAWETLAGKGQLKNLVANLWSSIAGRNGVKGHIVHCQVLQA
- the LOC122027483 gene encoding uncharacterized protein LOC122027483 is translated as MARLAPLSEEPISEEQDSRSAARRIQHSFHNWLKTHLPLLSNKKSDLKILLSVLGCPLSPLSVSPKNHLPRHVVASSAQYIIQQFRATTGCAKRGRTAKSMYASGRVWMEMVHEHGLGTPGAASKGHHRTGCFVVWQMVPDMWLVELAVSGHQISAGSDGKVAWRRTPWLGAHAARGGARPLRRALQGLDPETIAAVFSPAQHVGEKHIGDEECFVLELMVENSILSSWSDSTADIIKHRMVGLFSQRSGLLVRLEDSQLTRIQSPGAEAIYWETTISSSIDDYRRVDDLVVAHSGRSTVSLLRFGVGVKDQRVLTRMEERWTIDDVLFDVPGLSADCFIPPAEVQRSCCFYDDVRIQNVVID
- the LOC122027484 gene encoding glucan endo-1,3-beta-glucosidase 4-like; this translates as MSHKRWLSQIWALVFILSDLFETAINAQYCVARAGADTTALTSGLNWACGPGGANCSPIQPGQACYVANNLTAIASYAYNDYYQKSRATGGTCNFSNTATLTPNNPSFGNCIFSGSGGTNTSNGTGTPTSPSPTLTPTAFGPPTPDAFVPFSDATSISSARSVAYLLPLICHFLL